TCGCTAACGATAGCGGCGGGTATTGAAATTCTGCTTCCGTTTTCCGTCTTCTACCGGATTTTGCTTGAAGCGGCCGCTGTTCTGTACACCGTATACCGGACCGTTCAATATTACGGCCTTTTCATCCCTTATCCTTCGGATTCGCTCGGCGAACGGCTGCCCGGAATATTTTCGCAGATGACGCCGTATCTCTGGTTCGCGCTGGTTGCCTGGGCCCTTATGCTGTCGGCCTCTCTCCTGGTGACGACCAAGAGCCGCATTCTGCTGTTTATCGGGATGAACATCGCCGCTTTCGCTGCGCTGGATTCGTTCACGCCTTCGGTGCTGTGGCAGGAAGTTGCATGGACGGTGTTCGCCGGGCTGGGCTGGCTTGTCAGCAATCATTTGAAGAGCTTTCAGCGGCGCTATCCAAGAAGCTGGAAGTATCTGCTCGATTATCCGCTGAAAATAGCGGTCAATATCGCCGTTATTTTTGCGCTGGTCATTCTTACCGGCGTCAATGCGCCGACGGTTAAGCCTACGCTGACAGATCCTTATACAGCCTGGAGGGAGTGGAACGGCTCCGGTCCGCCGCAAAACAAAAGCGCCGCAAAGGCCGGAACCGGAACAAGCGGCACGGGGGCGGCAGGAACGGCTTCCGGCTACAGTCTCAATGATTCCAATCTCGGAGGCGGCTTCGCCTTCGATTACTCTCCGGTGATGTCGGTCACTTCGGATTCGCGCATTTATATGCGCGGAGAGACAAGAAGCGTCTACTCCGGCAGAGGCTGGAGCGACAATATCCGCAGCAGGCAAAACGGCCTGGAGCCGGCGGAGGCGGGACAGACCCTGGAGAACGATTATGCCGCTGCCACCGAGACCCAGGAGCTGCAATATACCGTCCGAATGCTGGGCAACAACCGGTATCCGGTGCTGTTCGGCGCCTATTCCATTTCCAAGATCGAATCGATTGACGGGGAAAAAGAGGCGCAGGGCATATTGTGGCGAAGCCGGGACGGAGAACTGGTCATCAACGGGTCAAGCTCTTCCGCGTACCCCAAAACGTATGTACTGACTTCCGAGCTGCCCGTCGTTCCGGTCGAAGAGCTGAGCTCCAAGACGTTCTCAGAGCTTTACGGCGGAAAGGATATTTCGAACCAGTTTCTGCAGCTTCCGGACAATTTCCCTGAAAATGTGCGGAGGCTGGCTGAGGAAGTTACGGCAACTGCGCAGACTCCGTATGAAAAGACGCTGCTTCTGCAACAATACTTACAACAAACGTTTCCTTATACGAATGAACCCGACCTTTCCCGCAAAAAAAGCAGGGATTTTGTGGAAAGCTTTCTGTTTGAAATCAAAGAGGGCTACTGCGATTATTATTCCACCGCTCTCGTGACCATGGCCCGTTCGCTGAATATTCCGGCCCGCTGGGTCAAAGGCTATGCGCCCGGCGAGCAGGCCCAGCTTCCCGATAGCCTTGCGCTGCGGAATGGGCAGACTGTTAACAATAACTACACG
This region of Paenibacillus sp. URB8-2 genomic DNA includes:
- a CDS encoding transglutaminase TgpA family protein translates to MKNWWNLLKSSWHHSLSLLWILIIALQWLSFTDPIWLQQTSAAVLISLTIAAGIEILLPFSVFYRILLEAAAVLYTVYRTVQYYGLFIPYPSDSLGERLPGIFSQMTPYLWFALVAWALMLSASLLVTTKSRILLFIGMNIAAFAALDSFTPSVLWQEVAWTVFAGLGWLVSNHLKSFQRRYPRSWKYLLDYPLKIAVNIAVIFALVILTGVNAPTVKPTLTDPYTAWREWNGSGPPQNKSAAKAGTGTSGTGAAGTASGYSLNDSNLGGGFAFDYSPVMSVTSDSRIYMRGETRSVYSGRGWSDNIRSRQNGLEPAEAGQTLENDYAAATETQELQYTVRMLGNNRYPVLFGAYSISKIESIDGEKEAQGILWRSRDGELVINGSSSSAYPKTYVLTSELPVVPVEELSSKTFSELYGGKDISNQFLQLPDNFPENVRRLAEEVTATAQTPYEKTLLLQQYLQQTFPYTNEPDLSRKKSRDFVESFLFEIKEGYCDYYSTALVTMARSLNIPARWVKGYAPGEQAQLPDSLALRNGQTVNNNYTITNADAHSWAEVYFGDYGWIPVEATPGFNAPMLTQSESDPEPEASEPPGGNTQDPEQAAGQDANENSLSARTWTVAAAAVIVAGWTAYLMWNHRFNLRFLLQRMRSGRPLTPAEKIVAETERWVAFMRRKGFAREKHETLRESVFRWSGERPGASAALVALLGWFEKAKYSPEVIEDKDWQSVYTEALRLRKNLMRAN